Proteins found in one Methylobacterium sp. CB376 genomic segment:
- a CDS encoding Crp/Fnr family transcriptional regulator, whose amino-acid sequence MPTYLIRKLEQFTRLSSDDKQALERAASGKLRRFSSREDIIREGEAPRRVNLILDGWACRYKVLEDGRRQIAAFLLPGDLCDIRMFILKHMDHSVGTLSPATVVEIPRETILDLTDNFPRLSRALWWYSLVEEATQREWTTNLGQRDALERMAHLLCEVFIRLRGIGLTDGTSCELPVTQAELADATGLSTVHVNRTLQDLRARGLVILRGKTLTVPDLEALQDAALFSPNYLHLDCEGQELDANDS is encoded by the coding sequence ATGCCGACCTATCTGATCCGCAAGCTCGAGCAGTTCACCCGCCTGTCGAGCGACGACAAGCAGGCGCTCGAACGCGCGGCGTCGGGGAAGCTGCGCCGGTTCAGCTCGCGCGAGGACATTATCCGGGAGGGCGAGGCGCCGCGGCGGGTCAACCTCATTCTCGACGGCTGGGCCTGCCGCTACAAGGTGCTGGAGGACGGGCGGCGCCAGATCGCCGCCTTCCTGCTCCCGGGCGACCTCTGCGACATCCGCATGTTCATCCTCAAGCACATGGACCACTCGGTGGGCACCCTCTCGCCCGCGACCGTGGTGGAGATCCCGCGCGAGACGATCCTCGATCTGACCGACAATTTCCCCCGGCTCAGCCGCGCCCTGTGGTGGTACTCCCTGGTCGAGGAAGCGACCCAGCGCGAGTGGACCACCAATCTCGGCCAGCGCGACGCGCTGGAGCGGATGGCGCACCTGCTCTGCGAGGTGTTCATCCGGCTGCGCGGCATCGGGCTCACGGACGGGACGAGCTGCGAATTGCCGGTGACGCAGGCCGAACTCGCCGACGCCACCGGGCTCTCCACAGTCCACGTCAACCGCACGCTGCAGGATCTGCGCGCCCGCGGCCTCGTCATCCTGCGCGGCAAGACCCTGACGGTCCCCGACCTGGAGGCCCTGCAGGACGCCGCCCTGTTCAGCCCCAACTACCTCCACCTCGACTGCGAAGGCCAGGAGCTCGACGCCAACGACAGCTGA
- a CDS encoding chemotaxis protein CheB, whose protein sequence is MTNRDIIVIGGSAGATVPLKALLRALPADLPAAVLVVLHIPARSLGLLATVTSAASRLPVETAQDGMAIRPGHIYLGVPDRHLLLVDGVIRLGRGPRENMVRPAIDPLFRSAAIAYGPRVIGVVLSGLLNDGAAGLDAIKACGGLALVQDPADAVADEMPLAALAAAAVDLAVPGARLGDVLSDLARETPGPRLPVPPEIRIEVDIAAGERVGSGVLRQIADPAPLTCPHCCGVLSEVRGSKPVRFRCQVGHALTAEALAKEQEAAVDEAMRVALRIVEERADLVARMAEDGRRSGRRAVAEMYEARAAEYRGYGETIRRAILSAMPQPGAADPGDGNGEAG, encoded by the coding sequence GTGACCAATCGCGACATCATCGTCATCGGGGGCTCGGCCGGCGCCACCGTCCCGCTCAAGGCCCTGCTGCGGGCGCTGCCGGCCGACCTGCCGGCGGCCGTCCTGGTGGTGCTGCACATCCCGGCGCGCAGCCTCGGCCTCCTGGCCACCGTCACCTCCGCGGCGAGCCGCCTGCCGGTCGAGACGGCGCAGGACGGCATGGCGATCCGCCCCGGCCACATCTATCTCGGCGTCCCGGACCGGCACCTGCTCCTCGTCGACGGGGTGATCCGCCTCGGCCGGGGCCCGCGCGAGAACATGGTGCGGCCGGCCATCGACCCGCTCTTCCGCTCCGCGGCGATCGCCTACGGGCCGCGGGTGATCGGCGTCGTGCTGAGCGGGCTCCTGAACGACGGCGCCGCGGGGCTCGACGCGATCAAGGCCTGCGGCGGCCTCGCCCTGGTCCAGGACCCGGCCGACGCGGTCGCCGACGAGATGCCGCTCGCCGCCCTCGCGGCGGCGGCGGTCGACCTCGCGGTGCCGGGCGCGCGGCTCGGCGACGTGCTGTCGGATCTCGCCCGGGAGACGCCCGGCCCGCGCCTGCCGGTGCCGCCGGAGATCCGCATCGAGGTCGACATCGCGGCGGGCGAGCGGGTGGGCAGCGGCGTGCTGCGCCAGATTGCCGACCCGGCCCCCCTGACCTGCCCGCATTGCTGCGGCGTGCTGTCGGAGGTGCGCGGCAGCAAGCCCGTGCGCTTCCGCTGCCAGGTCGGCCACGCGCTCACCGCCGAGGCCCTCGCCAAGGAGCAGGAGGCGGCGGTCGACGAGGCGATGCGGGTGGCCCTGCGCATCGTCGAGGAGCGGGCCGACCTCGTGGCCCGGATGGCCGAGGACGGACGCCGGTCCGGCCGTCGCGCCGTGGCCGAGATGTACGAGGCGCGCGCCGCGGAGTATCGCGGCTACGGGGAGACGATCCGGCGGGCGATCCTGAGCGCGATGCCGCAGCCCGGCGCCGCCGATCCCGGAGACGGGAACGGCGAGGCGGGCTAA